A single Carnobacterium inhibens subsp. inhibens DSM 13024 DNA region contains:
- a CDS encoding DegV family protein — protein sequence MTKFIITTESGSDISPELIERYNIHVIPMHVTMGSKTFDDGSFDVEDVYRFYDQTGTLPKTAGTTPQDNSVVFERILAEFPDAHIIHIAYSAVTTVSYTSCTIAAEDFNNIHIVDSKNVSGGLTAVIVATARFIENNPNTTAEEIVNFVKDVRERTRFVFLPQSLLYLKAGGRVSNVAYLSASLLNLHPTIILKDGYLVASKKYRGSFDRCLKNTVKDFIKNYDIDPETVIIGGTKRLSEDYKQLAKSLLQDAGYNDPSWFSAGAVISSHGGPGAFGIIGIEKK from the coding sequence ATGACAAAATTTATAATCACCACCGAAAGCGGTTCTGATATATCTCCAGAGCTTATCGAGCGTTACAATATTCATGTCATTCCAATGCATGTTACCATGGGTTCAAAAACATTTGATGACGGGAGTTTTGACGTTGAAGATGTTTATCGTTTTTATGATCAAACAGGCACCTTGCCAAAAACTGCTGGAACGACTCCACAAGATAACAGCGTTGTTTTCGAGCGTATCTTAGCAGAGTTTCCCGATGCTCATATTATTCATATTGCTTATTCAGCAGTCACAACAGTATCTTATACTTCATGCACTATAGCAGCTGAAGATTTTAATAATATCCATATCGTTGACAGTAAAAATGTTTCAGGTGGCCTAACTGCTGTGATTGTCGCAACAGCAAGGTTTATTGAAAACAACCCAAACACCACTGCGGAAGAGATTGTTAATTTTGTGAAAGATGTCCGTGAACGTACACGTTTTGTTTTCTTACCGCAATCATTACTTTACCTGAAAGCTGGAGGGCGAGTTTCAAATGTTGCCTATCTTAGTGCCTCTCTTTTGAACCTTCATCCTACTATTATTCTTAAGGATGGTTATTTAGTGGCTTCGAAAAAATATCGTGGGTCGTTTGATCGCTGTTTGAAAAATACCGTTAAAGATTTCATCAAAAACTATGACATTGATCCAGAAACAGTGATCATTGGTGGGACAAAAAGATTGAGTGAAGACTATAAACAACTCGCTAAATCATTGTTACAAGATGCAGGTTACAATGATCCTTCTTGGTTCTCAGCTGGTGCTGTTATTTCAAGTCATGGCGGACCTGGAGCTTTTGGTATTATTGGGATCGAAAAGAAATAG
- a CDS encoding IS30 family transposase: protein MTYTHLTTDELVMIESYYHKNIPVTKIAAYLKRTRTPIYNVLNFLKAGHTALEYFQQYKENKKRCGRRKIVLSKKQQAYIKEKVTQGWTPDVIIGRAEEPVACSVRTLYRQFKEKIFDETTLPMKGKRKPNGHKERRGKQSFKRNITEREKDYPQFKEEFGHIEGDTIVGVHHKSAVITLVERLSKVIITLKPNGRKASDIETAMNHWFHGIPRNLFRSITFDCGKEFSNWKSLCNHHDIAIYFADPGTPSQRALNENSNGLLRKDGLPKEMDFNQVDQLFVSSVADKRNTIPRKSLNYQTPLEVFFSYMSEDVLSSLI, encoded by the coding sequence ATGACCTACACCCATCTTACCACGGATGAACTGGTGATGATAGAGTCTTATTACCACAAAAATATCCCAGTTACGAAAATAGCCGCTTATTTAAAACGAACGCGAACACCCATTTACAACGTCCTTAACTTCTTGAAAGCAGGGCATACGGCACTTGAGTATTTTCAACAGTACAAGGAAAACAAGAAGCGTTGTGGGCGTCGCAAAATTGTGCTTTCAAAGAAACAACAGGCCTATATCAAAGAGAAAGTCACTCAAGGTTGGACTCCTGACGTCATCATTGGTCGGGCGGAAGAGCCTGTTGCGTGTTCCGTTCGTACTCTTTACCGCCAGTTCAAAGAAAAGATCTTTGATGAAACCACACTCCCAATGAAAGGGAAAAGAAAACCAAATGGTCATAAAGAACGTCGGGGAAAACAGTCTTTCAAGCGAAATATCACAGAAAGAGAGAAAGATTATCCCCAGTTTAAAGAAGAATTTGGCCATATCGAAGGCGACACCATTGTAGGTGTCCACCACAAGAGTGCTGTTATCACTTTAGTGGAACGTCTATCTAAAGTCATTATTACTTTGAAACCCAATGGACGAAAGGCCAGCGACATTGAAACAGCCATGAATCACTGGTTTCACGGTATTCCAAGAAACTTATTCCGTTCTATCACCTTTGATTGTGGAAAAGAATTTTCTAACTGGAAATCGCTATGCAACCACCACGATATCGCCATTTATTTTGCGGATCCTGGAACACCTTCACAACGCGCTTTAAACGAAAATTCTAATGGTCTCCTCCGAAAAGATGGATTACCAAAAGAAATGGATTTTAATCAAGTCGACCAATTATTTGTTTCATCAGTTGCAGATAAGAGAAATACTATTCCAAGAAAGTCATTGAACTATCAAACACCATTGGAAGTATTTTTTAGTTACATGAGTGAAGACGTTCTGTCTAGCTTAATTTGA
- a CDS encoding alpha-glucosidase, producing MYPRSFKDTTNNGIGDIRGIMQNLPYLQQLGVDTLWVNPVIESAQEDYGYDVSDYYAIDPLFGTMAEAKAFIKEVHKRGMKIIFDFPMNHTSDQHYWFQEALKGPDNPYRDFYIWADAPEDKDFPNNWASNFSGSAWTKEPNGNQFYLHLFKESMPDLNWSNLAVRKAMLSVAKYWIDNGIDGFRFDAFIYIDKPEDLPDDKSVSSDEFGSGQKVTEYGTNLKIYLQELISELKKHKKDLFIIGEATTADSDTALTYLGAENNLLDAIITFTYFPEVDAEKDARLPAKKLAGRLDKQKFKTIMSDWQKKVADKKGAILYWNSHDSVRGVSRFGDDEAFRDNSSKMLATLMYLQQGIPLIYYGEEIGQKNLVYEDIGKIETPGVEDFYTKAKKIGYSDESILYHLNHVAKDVARGIMQWDSSKYAGFSTVKPWIGWYQEEKYNVADQEADSDSILNYYRKLLFLKKESLFIDGSFDLKDSKETLYIYERLLEDQKALIYCNFSDTSEVVQVDQELQKSWSIAIQNDGNLLDGTALTLAPFGAIVFRK from the coding sequence ATTTATCCAAGAAGTTTTAAAGATACAACGAATAATGGCATTGGAGATATACGTGGAATAATGCAAAATTTACCCTATCTCCAACAATTAGGAGTTGATACACTGTGGGTTAATCCGGTCATTGAATCTGCACAAGAAGATTACGGGTATGATGTTTCTGATTACTATGCTATTGATCCGCTTTTCGGTACTATGGCTGAGGCTAAAGCGTTTATTAAAGAAGTACATAAACGTGGTATGAAAATCATTTTTGACTTTCCAATGAACCATACATCAGATCAACATTACTGGTTTCAAGAAGCACTTAAAGGACCTGATAATCCCTATCGAGATTTTTATATTTGGGCAGATGCTCCTGAAGATAAGGACTTTCCTAATAATTGGGCATCTAATTTTAGCGGATCTGCTTGGACAAAAGAACCGAATGGAAATCAATTCTACTTGCACTTATTTAAAGAGAGCATGCCTGATTTGAATTGGAGTAATCTAGCTGTTAGAAAAGCTATGCTGAGTGTTGCAAAATATTGGATAGATAATGGAATAGACGGCTTTCGATTTGATGCTTTTATCTATATTGATAAGCCTGAAGACTTACCTGATGATAAATCTGTTTCATCAGACGAATTTGGTTCAGGACAAAAAGTAACGGAATATGGGACAAACTTAAAAATTTATTTGCAGGAACTTATTAGCGAGCTGAAAAAACACAAAAAGGACCTTTTTATTATCGGAGAAGCAACCACAGCAGACAGCGATACTGCTTTAACGTATCTAGGTGCTGAAAACAACTTATTAGATGCTATTATTACTTTTACCTATTTTCCAGAAGTGGATGCTGAGAAAGATGCGCGTTTGCCTGCAAAAAAATTAGCAGGTCGTTTAGATAAGCAAAAGTTCAAAACAATCATGTCAGATTGGCAAAAAAAAGTAGCTGATAAAAAAGGCGCTATTCTTTATTGGAACAGTCACGACTCAGTAAGAGGTGTTTCACGGTTTGGTGATGATGAAGCATTTCGTGACAACAGCAGCAAAATGTTAGCAACTTTAATGTACCTTCAACAAGGCATACCTCTTATTTATTATGGAGAAGAAATAGGACAAAAAAACTTAGTCTATGAGGATATTGGAAAAATAGAAACTCCTGGAGTTGAGGATTTTTATACTAAAGCAAAAAAAATCGGTTATTCAGATGAATCCATTTTGTACCATTTAAATCATGTTGCAAAAGATGTAGCACGTGGCATTATGCAATGGGACAGCTCAAAATATGCTGGATTTTCTACAGTCAAACCTTGGATTGGTTGGTATCAGGAAGAAAAATACAACGTAGCCGATCAAGAGGCCGATTCAGACAGTATTTTAAACTACTACCGAAAATTGTTGTTTCTTAAGAAAGAAAGTCTATTTATCGATGGATCTTTCGATTTAAAAGATTCTAAAGAAACCTTGTACATCTACGAAAGATTACTTGAAGACCAAAAGGCTCTAATTTACTGTAATTTTTCTGATACTTCTGAAGTCGTACAAGTTGATCAAGAATTGCAAAAAAGTTGGTCCATTGCCATCCAAAACGACGGGAACTTGTTAGATGGAACGGCCTTAACTTTAGCTCCATTTGGCGCAATTGTGTTTCGAAAATAA
- a CDS encoding galactokinase, with protein MNLNNLKKKFTELFKQTDMEAFFSPGRINLIGEHTDYNGGNVFPCAITLGTYGLAAKREDKTLNFYSENFAELGIISIDLDNLEYNAADRWTNYPKGMIKFLKESGYDINQGLDILYYGNIPNGAGLSSSASIELLTGFIVQTLFGLDIDRLELIKTGQRVENEFIGVNSGIMDQFAVGKGKKDTAILLDCNTLDYELIPVVLENHSIVIMNTKKRRELADSKYNERRSECDQALAELQKVLTISSLGELDEQTFDQHQSILSNETILKRARHAVTENQRTLKASVALKAGNLEEFGQLMNESHISLRDDYEVTGPELDIMVQAAWDQPGILGARMTGAGFGGCAIAIVENNKIDEFIDQVGKQYLDQIGYPGEFYIAQISDGPKLLEEESV; from the coding sequence ATGAATTTAAACAACTTGAAAAAAAAATTCACCGAACTTTTTAAACAAACTGATATGGAAGCGTTTTTTTCTCCTGGGAGAATTAACTTGATTGGAGAACACACTGATTACAACGGTGGGAATGTTTTTCCATGCGCAATTACTTTAGGGACATACGGTTTAGCAGCAAAACGTGAGGATAAAACGCTTAACTTCTATTCTGAAAACTTTGCTGAATTAGGTATTATTTCTATTGATTTAGATAACTTAGAATACAATGCAGCAGATAGATGGACGAATTATCCTAAAGGAATGATCAAGTTTTTAAAAGAGTCTGGGTATGATATCAATCAAGGACTAGATATTCTTTATTACGGTAATATTCCAAATGGAGCAGGTCTTTCCTCCTCCGCTTCGATTGAATTATTGACAGGATTTATAGTACAAACACTGTTTGGTTTAGACATCGATCGATTAGAGTTGATTAAAACTGGTCAACGAGTGGAAAATGAATTTATTGGGGTCAATTCAGGTATTATGGATCAATTTGCAGTAGGTAAAGGCAAAAAAGATACAGCTATTTTACTAGACTGCAACACTTTAGACTATGAATTGATTCCAGTAGTGTTAGAAAACCATTCAATTGTTATTATGAATACTAAAAAAAGACGTGAATTAGCTGATTCTAAATATAATGAACGTCGCAGTGAATGTGATCAAGCATTAGCAGAATTACAAAAAGTTCTTACTATTTCTTCATTAGGAGAATTAGATGAACAAACTTTTGATCAGCATCAATCTATCCTTTCAAATGAAACCATTCTAAAAAGAGCACGTCATGCTGTAACTGAGAACCAAAGGACACTTAAGGCATCCGTAGCTTTAAAGGCTGGAAATTTGGAAGAGTTTGGGCAATTAATGAATGAATCACATATTTCCTTGAGAGATGATTATGAAGTAACTGGTCCGGAACTGGACATAATGGTTCAAGCTGCTTGGGATCAGCCTGGAATTTTAGGGGCTCGAATGACAGGCGCTGGTTTTGGTGGGTGTGCCATAGCAATCGTTGAGAACAATAAAATAGATGAATTTATTGACCAAGTTGGCAAACAATACCTAGATCAAATTGGTTACCCTGGCGAGTTTTATATTGCTCAAATCAGTGATGGTCCTAAATTGCTTGAGGAGGAATCAGTATGA
- the galE gene encoding UDP-glucose 4-epimerase GalE — MTVLVLGGAGYIGSHAVDQLIDQQYDVAVVDNLQTGHQVAVHKKARFYQGDIRDKIFMESIFEKESIEGVMHFAANSLVGESMQQPLQYFNNNVYGTQVILETMQKFDVKSIVFSSSAATYGEPKEVPIKETADTNPESPYGETKLMMEKILKWCDKAYDMKFVALRYFNVAGAKLDGSIGEDHSPESHLVPLILQTALGQRDELTIFGDDYATSDGTCIRDYVHVVDLVEAHILALKYLKAGNQSTVFNLGSSTGFSVKEMLNTAREVTGREIPATVTTRRAGDPSTLIASSEKAKTILNWKPQYTDMKDIIASAWNWHKNSPHGYTDTHN, encoded by the coding sequence ATGACAGTCTTAGTATTAGGAGGAGCCGGTTATATCGGTTCTCATGCCGTTGATCAATTAATTGATCAACAATATGACGTAGCAGTAGTGGATAATTTACAAACTGGACACCAAGTTGCAGTTCATAAAAAAGCTCGGTTTTATCAAGGGGACATTCGTGACAAAATTTTTATGGAATCTATTTTTGAAAAAGAGTCGATTGAAGGAGTTATGCACTTTGCAGCAAATTCTTTAGTCGGAGAGTCTATGCAACAACCCTTACAATACTTTAATAATAATGTTTATGGTACGCAGGTAATTTTAGAAACCATGCAGAAATTCGATGTTAAATCCATTGTCTTCTCTTCTTCAGCTGCTACATATGGCGAGCCAAAAGAAGTTCCAATTAAGGAAACTGCAGACACCAATCCTGAAAGTCCTTACGGTGAAACAAAATTGATGATGGAAAAGATATTGAAATGGTGCGACAAAGCTTATGATATGAAATTTGTTGCTTTACGGTATTTTAATGTAGCCGGAGCAAAATTAGATGGCAGCATTGGTGAAGATCATTCGCCAGAATCACATTTAGTGCCGCTTATTTTACAGACTGCTTTAGGCCAAAGAGACGAACTAACTATTTTTGGGGATGATTATGCTACATCAGACGGTACTTGTATCCGCGATTATGTCCATGTCGTCGATTTAGTTGAAGCACATATCTTAGCACTCAAGTATTTGAAAGCTGGAAATCAAAGCACTGTTTTTAATTTAGGCAGCAGTACCGGATTTTCGGTAAAAGAAATGTTGAATACTGCACGTGAAGTTACCGGAAGAGAGATTCCTGCGACAGTAACAACACGTCGAGCTGGTGATCCCAGCACATTAATTGCTTCAAGCGAGAAGGCAAAAACTATTTTAAATTGGAAACCTCAATATACAGATATGAAAGATATCATAGCATCAGCTTGGAATTGGCATAAAAACTCTCCTCATGGTTATACAGACACACACAATTAG
- the galT gene encoding UDP-glucose--hexose-1-phosphate uridylyltransferase, whose product MIDQSVTDFIQIGYQNQEIHPLDVLLKQNQLLAMIGKQALDTDIKASMPLPNRLEILDTLVDYAIQENVIKDLESERDILSAKIMNLITPLPSEVNLKFWDLYQESPKSATNYFYHLSRENDYIKTRAIEKNIEFTKSTIYGDLEITINLSKPEKDPKQIALAKTAPTSFGYPTCLLCMENEGYEGHINHPARSNHRIVRLTLNQENWGLQYSPYAYYEEHCIFLSQEHKPMKLEKATFEKLLNIVEQFPHYFVGSNADLPIVGGSILSHDHYQGGQHTFAMANAATEYSFTLKDTPSVEAGIVKWPMSVIRLRSANQTELITAANLILDQWRLYSDKSVDILAQTNGELHNTITPIARYKEKKYELDLVLRNNRTSQQYPEGIFHPHPDVQHIKKENIGLIEVMGLAILPPRLKKELVEVEHYLLDEPHQFDTSHQDWANELKRTKKITTETVGTIIEDAVGSIFLRVLEDAGVYKQTDEGKAAFKRFINSFAHSKGGEKNGHFK is encoded by the coding sequence ATGATCGACCAATCAGTAACCGACTTTATTCAAATCGGTTATCAAAATCAAGAAATTCATCCGTTAGATGTTCTTCTTAAACAAAATCAATTGCTCGCCATGATTGGAAAACAGGCTTTAGATACAGATATAAAAGCTTCTATGCCATTACCAAATCGTTTGGAAATATTGGATACGCTAGTAGATTATGCTATTCAAGAAAATGTGATTAAAGATTTGGAATCTGAAAGAGACATATTATCCGCAAAAATTATGAATCTCATCACTCCTTTGCCTTCTGAAGTAAACTTGAAATTTTGGGATCTTTATCAAGAAAGCCCTAAATCTGCTACCAATTACTTTTATCACCTTAGTCGGGAAAATGACTATATTAAAACAAGGGCCATTGAAAAGAATATCGAATTTACCAAATCTACTATTTATGGTGATTTAGAGATTACGATCAATTTATCTAAACCAGAAAAAGACCCTAAACAGATAGCTTTGGCTAAAACAGCTCCTACTTCTTTCGGGTATCCTACTTGTCTATTATGTATGGAAAATGAAGGTTACGAGGGACATATAAATCATCCAGCTAGGAGCAATCATCGTATTGTCCGTTTAACTTTAAATCAAGAAAATTGGGGGCTGCAATATTCACCTTATGCTTATTATGAAGAGCATTGTATTTTCCTGTCACAAGAACATAAACCAATGAAACTAGAAAAAGCAACATTTGAGAAGCTTTTAAATATAGTAGAACAATTTCCACATTACTTCGTAGGGTCCAACGCTGATTTACCGATAGTTGGAGGCTCTATTCTTTCTCACGATCATTACCAAGGTGGCCAGCACACATTTGCAATGGCAAATGCAGCTACAGAGTATTCTTTTACATTAAAAGATACTCCTTCTGTAGAAGCTGGAATCGTCAAATGGCCAATGTCAGTCATCCGCCTAAGAAGCGCTAATCAAACAGAATTAATAACTGCTGCAAATCTTATTTTAGATCAGTGGCGCTTGTATTCAGATAAGTCAGTAGATATTTTAGCTCAGACAAACGGTGAACTTCATAATACGATTACGCCTATCGCAAGATATAAAGAAAAAAAATATGAATTAGACTTAGTATTGCGCAATAATCGTACATCACAGCAATATCCTGAAGGGATTTTCCATCCTCATCCTGATGTTCAACATATCAAAAAAGAAAATATTGGGCTGATTGAAGTAATGGGCTTAGCTATCTTACCCCCAAGGCTAAAAAAAGAACTTGTTGAAGTTGAGCACTACTTATTAGATGAACCTCATCAGTTTGACACTTCTCATCAAGATTGGGCTAATGAATTAAAAAGAACAAAAAAAATTACAACAGAAACGGTCGGAACAATCATTGAAGATGCCGTTGGATCTATTTTCCTGAGAGTACTAGAAGACGCCGGAGTGTATAAACAAACAGATGAAGGAAAAGCTGCTTTTAAACGATTTATCAATAGTTTTGCTCATTCAAAAGGAGGAGAAAAGAATGGACATTTCAAGTAA
- a CDS encoding aldose epimerase family protein → MDISSKDFGELSGQVIQEYTLTNQHGISLSAINYGAAVTSIQIPDKNGLYQNIVLGYTNLNEYVSYRPYYGATVGRVAGRIDKGKFTLEGKNYQLETNDKTNHSHGGINGFDTKIWTVKTESTENEGHLVFTYNSPHGENGYPGNLTVKVTYTLRESNEWKISYQATTDKTTLFNPTNHVYFNLSGDPTKSINQHTLALTSKYFAELKEDYIPTGTLLPVKGTPFDFTTADTVNKGFESTHPQNKLVSGYDHPFVLEHLADKPEATLYDQKSGRRVQMVTDRDAVVIFAVNTLDGRHTNEGTSEEHYAGITLEAQNLPNAINQKAFGKVTLSPDEIFQSETTYRFDTML, encoded by the coding sequence ATGGACATTTCAAGTAAAGATTTTGGAGAACTTTCAGGTCAAGTTATTCAGGAATATACTTTGACGAATCAGCACGGTATATCCCTTTCTGCAATTAACTATGGAGCTGCCGTTACTTCCATTCAAATACCAGACAAGAATGGGCTATATCAAAATATCGTTTTAGGCTATACCAACTTAAATGAGTATGTATCTTATCGTCCTTACTATGGCGCAACTGTTGGAAGAGTTGCTGGACGTATTGATAAAGGCAAATTCACATTAGAAGGTAAAAACTATCAGCTTGAAACAAATGATAAAACCAACCATTCACATGGCGGTATAAATGGCTTCGATACAAAAATCTGGACTGTTAAAACAGAATCTACAGAAAACGAAGGACATCTGGTTTTTACCTATAATAGTCCACATGGTGAAAATGGTTATCCTGGAAATTTGACTGTAAAAGTTACTTATACTTTAAGAGAGTCTAATGAGTGGAAAATCAGTTATCAAGCTACAACAGATAAAACCACCCTATTTAATCCAACAAATCATGTGTATTTTAATTTATCGGGAGATCCAACAAAATCCATCAATCAACATACATTGGCTTTAACTAGCAAGTACTTTGCTGAACTAAAAGAAGATTACATTCCAACGGGTACCTTGTTGCCTGTAAAGGGTACACCCTTTGATTTTACAACTGCAGACACTGTAAACAAAGGTTTTGAGAGCACACATCCCCAAAACAAATTAGTTTCTGGATATGATCATCCTTTTGTTCTAGAACATCTTGCTGATAAACCTGAGGCCACCTTGTATGACCAAAAGAGCGGAAGGCGCGTTCAGATGGTGACAGATCGAGATGCTGTTGTTATCTTCGCCGTCAACACATTAGATGGGCGACACACTAATGAAGGAACATCTGAAGAACATTATGCAGGAATTACGTTAGAAGCTCAAAATTTACCAAATGCAATCAACCAAAAGGCCTTTGGTAAAGTGACCCTCTCACCTGATGAAATTTTTCAATCTGAAACAACTTACCGCTTTGATACAATGCTATAA
- a CDS encoding LacI family DNA-binding transcriptional regulator yields the protein MATIKDIAEQAGVSSATVSRVLNYDNTLSVGDETKKRIFEVAEALDYTKYQKKKAKKQGKLAIVQWYTEKEELDDLYYLSIRLGVEKRAEEMNYDIIRIFQNNDFEMNSDIEGIIAIGKFSDSQVNELTSWTENICFVDFDQLHRKLDSVVIDFEQAVTSVLDYFFKNGHQTIGLIAGQENFGDKSKPIIDKRTTIFENYMNQVGIYQEKYVFTGAFNVTAGQELMKKAIETLKDDLPDAFFVSNDSMAIGCLRALQEAGISVPERVSIIGFNDISVAKYIYPTLSTVKVYTELMGETGFDLWLDKVTSERTVAKKITLSTDLVLRESTRSTH from the coding sequence ATGGCAACAATTAAAGATATTGCCGAACAAGCAGGCGTTTCAAGCGCAACCGTTTCTCGTGTATTAAATTATGACAACACATTATCAGTAGGCGATGAAACAAAAAAACGTATTTTTGAAGTCGCTGAAGCGCTGGACTACACAAAATATCAAAAGAAAAAAGCAAAAAAACAAGGCAAGCTTGCCATCGTACAATGGTATACAGAAAAAGAAGAATTGGATGACCTGTATTATTTATCCATCCGTTTAGGTGTAGAAAAAAGAGCAGAAGAAATGAACTATGACATTATCCGTATTTTCCAGAATAACGATTTTGAAATGAATTCAGATATAGAAGGCATCATAGCGATTGGAAAATTTAGTGACTCTCAAGTAAATGAGCTTACTTCATGGACAGAAAATATTTGTTTTGTCGATTTTGATCAACTTCACCGCAAATTGGATTCGGTTGTCATCGATTTTGAGCAGGCAGTAACTTCTGTTTTAGATTATTTTTTTAAAAACGGGCATCAAACTATTGGTTTGATTGCTGGACAAGAAAATTTTGGTGATAAATCTAAACCTATCATCGATAAACGAACCACTATTTTCGAGAATTACATGAATCAAGTTGGAATATATCAGGAAAAATATGTATTCACCGGGGCATTTAATGTTACAGCTGGTCAAGAATTAATGAAAAAAGCGATTGAAACCTTAAAAGATGATTTACCAGATGCCTTTTTTGTTTCAAATGACTCAATGGCTATCGGTTGTTTAAGAGCATTGCAAGAAGCCGGTATCTCCGTACCTGAACGAGTTAGCATCATTGGGTTCAATGATATAAGCGTAGCCAAATATATCTACCCTACATTGAGTACAGTAAAAGTGTATACCGAGTTAATGGGAGAAACGGGCTTTGATTTGTGGTTGGATAAAGTCACAAGCGAAAGAACAGTCGCAAAAAAAATCACCTTATCAACAGACTTAGTGTTGCGTGAGAGTACTCGATCTACTCACTAA
- a CDS encoding 2-dehydropantoate 2-reductase, with the protein MKIAIAGSGALGCGFGYMMQKGGNDVTLLDFWEDHINAIKENGLSVTVNGKEDTIIIPIGKPEEITDTFDTIFIFTKSMGLRHMLEEIKHILTEDTKVVCLLNGLGHANTISEYIPKKNIIMGTTVWTGGLDAPGKTHFMGEGPVEVQNSDENEEEGARQVVKMMADCGLNGVYSPDVHFTTWRKACVNGTMNALCSILDCNIKELFETAQIDELNRGIVSEFSRVAETEGVRLDVEETVNYLKATAEKVGGHYPSMHQDLKNKRPTEIDFLNGVVAKESELKGFEAPYSKQITQLIHAKEDILGIKR; encoded by the coding sequence ATGAAAATAGCAATTGCTGGTTCAGGAGCTTTAGGATGCGGTTTTGGTTATATGATGCAAAAAGGCGGAAATGATGTTACATTATTAGATTTTTGGGAAGATCATATCAACGCCATTAAAGAAAACGGATTGTCAGTTACAGTAAATGGCAAAGAAGATACTATCATTATTCCAATCGGTAAACCGGAAGAAATCACTGATACATTTGACACTATTTTTATCTTTACTAAATCAATGGGTTTAAGACATATGTTAGAAGAAATCAAACATATATTAACGGAAGATACAAAAGTAGTTTGCTTATTAAATGGTTTAGGACACGCGAATACCATTTCTGAATATATTCCTAAAAAGAATATCATTATGGGAACAACAGTGTGGACAGGCGGTCTAGACGCTCCTGGGAAAACACATTTTATGGGAGAAGGCCCTGTTGAAGTTCAAAATAGTGATGAGAATGAAGAAGAAGGCGCACGTCAAGTTGTTAAGATGATGGCAGATTGTGGACTAAACGGTGTATACAGTCCAGATGTTCATTTTACAACTTGGAGAAAAGCTTGTGTTAATGGAACAATGAATGCACTTTGTTCTATACTGGATTGCAATATCAAAGAACTATTTGAAACTGCTCAAATCGACGAATTAAATCGAGGAATTGTTAGTGAATTTTCTCGTGTAGCAGAAACGGAAGGCGTAAGATTAGACGTTGAAGAAACTGTCAATTACTTGAAGGCAACTGCTGAAAAGGTTGGCGGGCATTATCCATCAATGCACCAAGATTTAAAGAATAAACGTCCAACTGAAATTGACTTTTTGAATGGTGTGGTAGCAAAAGAATCAGAGCTTAAAGGTTTTGAAGCACCATATAGCAAACAAATTACGCAATTAATTCATGCGAAAGAAGATATTTTAGGAATTAAACGTTAA